The Henckelia pumila isolate YLH828 chromosome 2, ASM3356847v2, whole genome shotgun sequence genome includes a window with the following:
- the LOC140881396 gene encoding uncharacterized protein isoform X3 — protein MDCLIVCEGIQNGAAAAHPRNILCLCFAFAGTRPLISTMKAMVIKKDPVSSILEQREVKMPEIKDNEVIIQVCACGVNRGDVIDLVTSEDGICPGLECSGIIEAVGRNVNCWKVGDRVCAILEGGGYAEKVAVLENYLLPLSDDVDLEDAAGLPYASCCIWLALFKMCYPNTVRDTLENKKILIREGTSGIGALAIQYAKLLGLTVIASTGSSYEFSLCRDYGADICFDHTSTNFAQEVVRRFQYLGVDFVLDCGASDLQRNIECCCPGGKVFIVDFQGMVSSRIDLAMLQKNQAEIKVFDLRSRDLGYKASVIAQVRTHLWPAILTKKVIPAVANRFAVTEAQKALNLLKENDNIGKIIVYMNFGKTCRHLKMD, from the exons ATGGACTGTCTAATCGTATGCGAAGGAATTCAGAACGGTGCCGCTGCCGCCCATCCGCG CAATATACTCTGTTTATGTTTTGCTTTTGCTGGAACTCGACCTCTTATTTCGACAATGAAGGCGATGGTAATAAAAAAGGACCCGGTTTCAAGTATTTTAGAGCAGCGAGAAGTTAAAATGCCTGAAATTAAGGACAATGAAGTAATCATCCAGGTGTGCGCCTGTGGTGTCAATAGAGGTGATGTAATTGATTTGGTTACAAGTGAGGATGGTATCTGCCCAGGCCTTGAATGCTCTGGAATAATTGAAGCAGTTGGAAGAAATGTCAATTGTTGGAAAGTTGGAGACAGG GTTTGTGCCATTCTCGAGGGAGGAGGGTATGCTGAAAAAGTTGCTGTACTGGAAAACTATCTTCTTCCATTATCTGATGATGTTGATTTGGAGGATGCCGCAGGCTTACCTTATGCATCATGCTGCATATGGTTGGCTTTATTCAAAATGTGTTATCCCAACACAGTTAGAGACACACTTGAAAATAAAAAGATACTG ATTCGTGAAGGCACTAGCGGGATCGGTGCACTCGCAATACAATATGCAAAGCTCTTGGGCTTAACAGTTATCGCCTCCACAG GAAGTAGCTACGAGTTTTCACTGTGTCGTGATTATGGCGCTGACATTTGTTTTGATCACACATCAACAAACTTTGCGCAGGAGGTTGTCCGCAGATTTCAATACTTGG GTGTTGATTTTGTTCTTGATtgtggagcttccgatcttcaaAGAAACATTGAGTGCTGTTGTCCTGGGGGTAAGGTTTTCATTGTGGATTTCCAAGGAATGGTATCTAGTAGAATAGATCTTGCTATGCTACAAAAAAATCAGGCTgaaattaaag TTTTTGATCTACGATCTAGAGATTTGGGTTATAAAGCTTCTGTGATTGCCCAAGTGAGAACTCATTTGTGGCCTGCCATTCTTACAAAAAAGGTTATCCCAGCAGTGGCCAATCGTTTTGCAGTGACGGAAGCTCAAAAGGCTTTGAACCTTTTAAAGGAAAATGATAATATTGGGAAGATTATTGTTTATATGAATTTTGGGAAGACCTGTCGCCATCTTAAGATGGACTAA
- the LOC140884445 gene encoding uncharacterized protein isoform X1 — protein sequence MKVVDFKRAGGPDVLRIKELQLPNYPLCSYQIMIQVAAVGLNVFDTWIRQGIPLYRGGSSSYLGYECSGKVVAVGSDVVEFKEGDEVCTFLESGGAYAEFVMVSISVVLRIPSKVSLVEAAALPKASQLTYFALSMLTNVKLGDTVMIHETADGIDIIAIQYVKHIGCEVFAVAGTEEKLRYCKMLGADVCINYKKEDFCKRVKAETGEKGMDIILDVSGIENLQKNMGCLARGGSLVISGFKIGSQVDLDIFSLMKKDISIIGVDLWTLDCVGMRRLWSNVAAKIWPLIEAGHIKPIIGKIFTFNEAAEGHRALEEGSIPGKLLLVPE from the exons ATGAAGGTTGTGGATTTTAAAAGAGCAGGTGGTCCGGATGTTCTTCGAATAAAAGAGCTTCAGCTTCCAAACTACCCTCTTTGTAGTTATCAAATAATGATACAAGTGGCAGCGGTTGGGCTAAACGTTTTTGACACTTGGATCCGACAGGGTATTCCTCTTTATCGGGGTGGTTCCAGTTCGTATCTTGGTTATGAATGTTCTGGGAAAGTTGTTGCTGTTGGCTCAGACGTAGTCGAATTTAAAGAGGGCGATGAG GTTTGTACGTTTCTAGAATCTGGGGGTGCATATGCAGAGTTCGTAATGGTTTCCATATCTGTTGTTCTGCGGATTCCTTCCAAAGTTTCCCTTGTTGAAGCAGCAGCGTTGCCCAAGGCGTCACAGTTAACATATTTTGCTCTTTCAATGTTGACGAATGTCAAACTTGGGGACACAGTCATG ATACATGAGACTGCCGATGGAATTGACATTATTGCTATTCAATATGTTAAGCATATAGGTTGTGAAGTATTTGCGGTGGCAG GAACGGAAGAAAAGCTGCGATATTGCAAAATGCTAGGAGCAGACGTCTGCATCAACTACAAAAAAGAAGACTTCTGCAAGCGTGTGAAAGCTGAAACAGGAGAAAAAG GGATGGACATTATACTAGATGTTAGTGGAATAGAAAATTTGCAAAAGAACATGGGTTGTCTAGCTAGAGGTGGGTCTCTCGTCATTTCAGGATTCAAGATTGGGAGTCAGGTGGATCTTGACATTTTCTCGCTCATGAAGAAGGATATTAGTATCATAG GGGTGGATTTGTGGACTCTAGATTGTGTAGGAATGAGGCGTCTTTGGTCTAATGTTGCAGCAAAAATTTGGCCACTGATTGAAGCTGGGCATATAAAGCCAATAATTGGTAAAATTTTCACCTTCAACGAAGCCGCGGAGGGACATAGAGCCTTGGAGGAGGGTAGTATTCCTGGAAAATTATTGTTAGTTCCAGAATAA
- the LOC140884445 gene encoding uncharacterized protein isoform X2, with protein MKVVDFKRAGGPDVLRIKELQLPNYPLCSYQIMIQVAAVGLNVFDTWIRQGIPLYRGGSSSYLGYECSGKVVAVGSDVVEFKEGDEVCTFLESGGAYAEFVMVSISVVLRIPSKVSLVEAAALPKASQLTYFALSMLTNVKLGDTVMIHETADGIDIIAIQYVKHIGCEVFAVAGTEEKLRYCKMLGADVCINYKKEDFCKRVKAETGEKGMDIILDVSGIENLQKNMGCLARGGSLVISGFKIGSQVDLDIFSLMKKDISIIDCVGMRRLWSNVAAKIWPLIEAGHIKPIIGKIFTFNEAAEGHRALEEGSIPGKLLLVPE; from the exons ATGAAGGTTGTGGATTTTAAAAGAGCAGGTGGTCCGGATGTTCTTCGAATAAAAGAGCTTCAGCTTCCAAACTACCCTCTTTGTAGTTATCAAATAATGATACAAGTGGCAGCGGTTGGGCTAAACGTTTTTGACACTTGGATCCGACAGGGTATTCCTCTTTATCGGGGTGGTTCCAGTTCGTATCTTGGTTATGAATGTTCTGGGAAAGTTGTTGCTGTTGGCTCAGACGTAGTCGAATTTAAAGAGGGCGATGAG GTTTGTACGTTTCTAGAATCTGGGGGTGCATATGCAGAGTTCGTAATGGTTTCCATATCTGTTGTTCTGCGGATTCCTTCCAAAGTTTCCCTTGTTGAAGCAGCAGCGTTGCCCAAGGCGTCACAGTTAACATATTTTGCTCTTTCAATGTTGACGAATGTCAAACTTGGGGACACAGTCATG ATACATGAGACTGCCGATGGAATTGACATTATTGCTATTCAATATGTTAAGCATATAGGTTGTGAAGTATTTGCGGTGGCAG GAACGGAAGAAAAGCTGCGATATTGCAAAATGCTAGGAGCAGACGTCTGCATCAACTACAAAAAAGAAGACTTCTGCAAGCGTGTGAAAGCTGAAACAGGAGAAAAAG GGATGGACATTATACTAGATGTTAGTGGAATAGAAAATTTGCAAAAGAACATGGGTTGTCTAGCTAGAGGTGGGTCTCTCGTCATTTCAGGATTCAAGATTGGGAGTCAGGTGGATCTTGACATTTTCTCGCTCATGAAGAAGGATATTAGTATCATAG ATTGTGTAGGAATGAGGCGTCTTTGGTCTAATGTTGCAGCAAAAATTTGGCCACTGATTGAAGCTGGGCATATAAAGCCAATAATTGGTAAAATTTTCACCTTCAACGAAGCCGCGGAGGGACATAGAGCCTTGGAGGAGGGTAGTATTCCTGGAAAATTATTGTTAGTTCCAGAATAA
- the LOC140881396 gene encoding uncharacterized protein isoform X1, protein MPENLPNTPGFQNHFYNLVKIHTPGSQNHLYESSRKSMFRIKKAYFFVSYISLPYSFGFSNILCLCFAFAGTRPLISTMKAMVIKKDPVSSILEQREVKMPEIKDNEVIIQVCACGVNRGDVIDLVTSEDGICPGLECSGIIEAVGRNVNCWKVGDRVCAILEGGGYAEKVAVLENYLLPLSDDVDLEDAAGLPYASCCIWLALFKMCYPNTVRDTLENKKILIREGTSGIGALAIQYAKLLGLTVIASTGSSYEFSLCRDYGADICFDHTSTNFAQEVVRRFQYLGVDFVLDCGASDLQRNIECCCPGGKVFIVDFQGMVSSRIDLAMLQKNQAEIKVFDLRSRDLGYKASVIAQVRTHLWPAILTKKVIPAVANRFAVTEAQKALNLLKENDNIGKIIVYMNFGKTCRHLKMD, encoded by the exons ATGCCGGAAAATCTTCCCAACACCCCCGGTTTCCAAAATCACTTCTATAATCTGGTCAAAATCCACACCCCTGGTTCCCAAAATCACTTATATGAATCTAGTCGAAAATCCATGTTTAGAATAAAAAAAGCTTACTTTTTTGTATCCTATATCTCACTACCATATTCTTTTGGTTTCAGCAATATACTCTGTTTATGTTTTGCTTTTGCTGGAACTCGACCTCTTATTTCGACAATGAAGGCGATGGTAATAAAAAAGGACCCGGTTTCAAGTATTTTAGAGCAGCGAGAAGTTAAAATGCCTGAAATTAAGGACAATGAAGTAATCATCCAGGTGTGCGCCTGTGGTGTCAATAGAGGTGATGTAATTGATTTGGTTACAAGTGAGGATGGTATCTGCCCAGGCCTTGAATGCTCTGGAATAATTGAAGCAGTTGGAAGAAATGTCAATTGTTGGAAAGTTGGAGACAGG GTTTGTGCCATTCTCGAGGGAGGAGGGTATGCTGAAAAAGTTGCTGTACTGGAAAACTATCTTCTTCCATTATCTGATGATGTTGATTTGGAGGATGCCGCAGGCTTACCTTATGCATCATGCTGCATATGGTTGGCTTTATTCAAAATGTGTTATCCCAACACAGTTAGAGACACACTTGAAAATAAAAAGATACTG ATTCGTGAAGGCACTAGCGGGATCGGTGCACTCGCAATACAATATGCAAAGCTCTTGGGCTTAACAGTTATCGCCTCCACAG GAAGTAGCTACGAGTTTTCACTGTGTCGTGATTATGGCGCTGACATTTGTTTTGATCACACATCAACAAACTTTGCGCAGGAGGTTGTCCGCAGATTTCAATACTTGG GTGTTGATTTTGTTCTTGATtgtggagcttccgatcttcaaAGAAACATTGAGTGCTGTTGTCCTGGGGGTAAGGTTTTCATTGTGGATTTCCAAGGAATGGTATCTAGTAGAATAGATCTTGCTATGCTACAAAAAAATCAGGCTgaaattaaag TTTTTGATCTACGATCTAGAGATTTGGGTTATAAAGCTTCTGTGATTGCCCAAGTGAGAACTCATTTGTGGCCTGCCATTCTTACAAAAAAGGTTATCCCAGCAGTGGCCAATCGTTTTGCAGTGACGGAAGCTCAAAAGGCTTTGAACCTTTTAAAGGAAAATGATAATATTGGGAAGATTATTGTTTATATGAATTTTGGGAAGACCTGTCGCCATCTTAAGATGGACTAA
- the LOC140881396 gene encoding uncharacterized protein isoform X4 has protein sequence MKAMVIKKDPVSSILEQREVKMPEIKDNEVIIQVCACGVNRGDVIDLVTSEDGICPGLECSGIIEAVGRNVNCWKVGDRVCAILEGGGYAEKVAVLENYLLPLSDDVDLEDAAGLPYASCCIWLALFKMCYPNTVRDTLENKKILIREGTSGIGALAIQYAKLLGLTVIASTGSSYEFSLCRDYGADICFDHTSTNFAQEVVRRFQYLGVDFVLDCGASDLQRNIECCCPGGKVFIVDFQGMVSSRIDLAMLQKNQAEIKVFDLRSRDLGYKASVIAQVRTHLWPAILTKKVIPAVANRFAVTEAQKALNLLKENDNIGKIIVYMNFGKTCRHLKMD, from the exons ATGAAGGCGATGGTAATAAAAAAGGACCCGGTTTCAAGTATTTTAGAGCAGCGAGAAGTTAAAATGCCTGAAATTAAGGACAATGAAGTAATCATCCAGGTGTGCGCCTGTGGTGTCAATAGAGGTGATGTAATTGATTTGGTTACAAGTGAGGATGGTATCTGCCCAGGCCTTGAATGCTCTGGAATAATTGAAGCAGTTGGAAGAAATGTCAATTGTTGGAAAGTTGGAGACAGG GTTTGTGCCATTCTCGAGGGAGGAGGGTATGCTGAAAAAGTTGCTGTACTGGAAAACTATCTTCTTCCATTATCTGATGATGTTGATTTGGAGGATGCCGCAGGCTTACCTTATGCATCATGCTGCATATGGTTGGCTTTATTCAAAATGTGTTATCCCAACACAGTTAGAGACACACTTGAAAATAAAAAGATACTG ATTCGTGAAGGCACTAGCGGGATCGGTGCACTCGCAATACAATATGCAAAGCTCTTGGGCTTAACAGTTATCGCCTCCACAG GAAGTAGCTACGAGTTTTCACTGTGTCGTGATTATGGCGCTGACATTTGTTTTGATCACACATCAACAAACTTTGCGCAGGAGGTTGTCCGCAGATTTCAATACTTGG GTGTTGATTTTGTTCTTGATtgtggagcttccgatcttcaaAGAAACATTGAGTGCTGTTGTCCTGGGGGTAAGGTTTTCATTGTGGATTTCCAAGGAATGGTATCTAGTAGAATAGATCTTGCTATGCTACAAAAAAATCAGGCTgaaattaaag TTTTTGATCTACGATCTAGAGATTTGGGTTATAAAGCTTCTGTGATTGCCCAAGTGAGAACTCATTTGTGGCCTGCCATTCTTACAAAAAAGGTTATCCCAGCAGTGGCCAATCGTTTTGCAGTGACGGAAGCTCAAAAGGCTTTGAACCTTTTAAAGGAAAATGATAATATTGGGAAGATTATTGTTTATATGAATTTTGGGAAGACCTGTCGCCATCTTAAGATGGACTAA
- the LOC140881396 gene encoding uncharacterized protein isoform X2 gives MPENLPNTPGFQNHFYNLVKIHTPGSQNHLYESSRKSMFRIKKAYFFVSYISLPYSFGFSNILCLCFAFAGTRPLISTMKAMVIKKDPVSSILEQREVKMPEIKDNEVIIQVCACGVNRGDVIDLVTSEDGICPGLECSGIIEAVGRNVNCWKVGDRVCAILEGGGYAEKVAVLENYLLPLSDDVDLEDAAGLPYASCCIWLALFKMCYPNTVRDTLENKKILIREGTSGIGALAIQYAKLLGLTVIASTGVDFVLDCGASDLQRNIECCCPGGKVFIVDFQGMVSSRIDLAMLQKNQAEIKVFDLRSRDLGYKASVIAQVRTHLWPAILTKKVIPAVANRFAVTEAQKALNLLKENDNIGKIIVYMNFGKTCRHLKMD, from the exons ATGCCGGAAAATCTTCCCAACACCCCCGGTTTCCAAAATCACTTCTATAATCTGGTCAAAATCCACACCCCTGGTTCCCAAAATCACTTATATGAATCTAGTCGAAAATCCATGTTTAGAATAAAAAAAGCTTACTTTTTTGTATCCTATATCTCACTACCATATTCTTTTGGTTTCAGCAATATACTCTGTTTATGTTTTGCTTTTGCTGGAACTCGACCTCTTATTTCGACAATGAAGGCGATGGTAATAAAAAAGGACCCGGTTTCAAGTATTTTAGAGCAGCGAGAAGTTAAAATGCCTGAAATTAAGGACAATGAAGTAATCATCCAGGTGTGCGCCTGTGGTGTCAATAGAGGTGATGTAATTGATTTGGTTACAAGTGAGGATGGTATCTGCCCAGGCCTTGAATGCTCTGGAATAATTGAAGCAGTTGGAAGAAATGTCAATTGTTGGAAAGTTGGAGACAGG GTTTGTGCCATTCTCGAGGGAGGAGGGTATGCTGAAAAAGTTGCTGTACTGGAAAACTATCTTCTTCCATTATCTGATGATGTTGATTTGGAGGATGCCGCAGGCTTACCTTATGCATCATGCTGCATATGGTTGGCTTTATTCAAAATGTGTTATCCCAACACAGTTAGAGACACACTTGAAAATAAAAAGATACTG ATTCGTGAAGGCACTAGCGGGATCGGTGCACTCGCAATACAATATGCAAAGCTCTTGGGCTTAACAGTTATCGCCTCCACAG GTGTTGATTTTGTTCTTGATtgtggagcttccgatcttcaaAGAAACATTGAGTGCTGTTGTCCTGGGGGTAAGGTTTTCATTGTGGATTTCCAAGGAATGGTATCTAGTAGAATAGATCTTGCTATGCTACAAAAAAATCAGGCTgaaattaaag TTTTTGATCTACGATCTAGAGATTTGGGTTATAAAGCTTCTGTGATTGCCCAAGTGAGAACTCATTTGTGGCCTGCCATTCTTACAAAAAAGGTTATCCCAGCAGTGGCCAATCGTTTTGCAGTGACGGAAGCTCAAAAGGCTTTGAACCTTTTAAAGGAAAATGATAATATTGGGAAGATTATTGTTTATATGAATTTTGGGAAGACCTGTCGCCATCTTAAGATGGACTAA